The Triticum aestivum cultivar Chinese Spring chromosome 7B, IWGSC CS RefSeq v2.1, whole genome shotgun sequence genome window below encodes:
- the LOC123156107 gene encoding late embryogenesis abundant protein 19-like, translated as MASNQDQASYRAGKAKGHTQEKAGQVMGAAKDKAYEAKDQAAGLAGHASGQGQGATEATKHKASEATDKASQTAQEAKDKAAGTAQTAKDKASETAQAAKDRTVESKDQTVLCDGALTDRTWR; from the exons atggcatccaaccaGGACCAGGCGAGCTACCGCGCCGGCAAGGCCAAGGGACACACCCAG GAGAAGGCTGGGCAGGTGATGGGCGCGGCCAAGGACAAGGCGTACGAGGCCAAGGACCAGGCGGCTGGCCTGGCGGGGCACGCGTCCGGGCAGGGGCAAGGCGCTACGGAGGCTACCAAGCACAAGGCCAGCGAGGCCACGGACAAGGCGTCCCAGACGGCGCAGGAGGCCAAGGACAAGGCTGCCGGGACGGCGCAGACAGCCAAGGACAAGGCCTCCGAGACCGCGCAGGCCGCCAAGGACCGCACCGTGGAGAGCAAGGACCAGACCGTACTGTGTGATGGCGCATTGACGGACCGTACCTGGAGGTAG